A genome region from Brachymonas denitrificans includes the following:
- the map gene encoding type I methionyl aminopeptidase has product MTIKIHTPEEIDHMRVACRFAAELLDYIGPHIVPGVTTNEIDRLCEEYTSSRGSVSAPLNYAPPGHTPYPKSICTSVNQQVCHGIPNDKPLKKGDIVNIDVTPITNGWHGDSSRMFIVGGEDAAPPFVRRLCRVTHESMWKGIVEVKPGARLGDIGSAIQKYVESHGYSVVREFCGHGIGQEFHTEPQVLHYGKPGTLEELQPGMIFTIEPMVNAGRREIKESNDGWSIVTKDRSLSAQYEHTIVVTETGYEVLTVSEGMPALPDFVSAIRT; this is encoded by the coding sequence ATGACCATCAAGATTCATACACCCGAAGAAATCGATCACATGCGGGTGGCCTGCCGTTTCGCGGCCGAGCTGCTCGACTATATCGGCCCGCACATCGTCCCCGGCGTCACCACCAACGAGATCGACCGCCTGTGCGAGGAGTACACCTCCAGCCGTGGTTCCGTTTCTGCGCCGCTCAACTACGCGCCCCCGGGCCACACGCCCTACCCCAAGTCCATCTGCACTTCGGTCAACCAGCAGGTGTGCCACGGCATCCCCAACGACAAGCCGCTGAAAAAAGGCGATATCGTCAACATTGACGTGACCCCCATCACCAACGGCTGGCATGGCGACAGCAGCCGCATGTTCATCGTGGGCGGCGAAGATGCTGCGCCCCCGTTCGTGCGCCGTCTGTGCCGCGTCACCCATGAGTCGATGTGGAAAGGCATTGTCGAAGTCAAGCCGGGCGCGCGCCTGGGCGATATCGGCAGCGCCATCCAGAAATACGTCGAAAGCCACGGCTACAGCGTGGTGCGCGAATTCTGCGGCCACGGCATCGGACAGGAATTCCATACCGAACCGCAGGTACTGCACTACGGCAAGCCCGGCACGCTGGAAGAGCTGCAGCCCGGCATGATTTTCACGATTGAACCGATGGTCAACGCCGGCCGCCGCGAGATCAAGGAATCGAACGACGGCTGGTCCATCGTGACGAAGGACCGTTCGCTGTCGGCCCAGTACGAGCACACCATCGTCGTGACCGAAACCGGCTACGAAGTGCTGACCGTATCCGAAGGCATGCCTGCGCTGCCGGATTTCGTCAGCGCCATCCGCACCTGA
- a CDS encoding TonB-dependent receptor plug domain-containing protein: MESIRLAGLLFCLTPVAAAVAQTAGPVEVVAASQDTGANADTYRVVVTGARSEMRLKDTPQRIEVVTRKEIEQTPHHDLADLLDKTANVDIKQYPGMNAAVSVRGYTPSSPMVGESWQTLFLQDGIPAIKDNIGLIPSQGAARVEVLRGPSSALYGAQAMSGVINVIPVRRTGDLQGGVGVSVGNFKHRSVQADIGGALTPWLNLDYFGSWQKQGDYKSGDGTRWNNSAATQYSHGLRLGFELAPGWTLDARADVARGDDVGNPGAWSEYDGKPTVKDVKRDLYSAKLKGVMGQHALSAAVYSGKETNTTYKAPPSGQRPLDFDAKITWQGAQLKDEWTWADGYKLVYGVDYDQTKAGSVSYLFGPATVYNPDSKLQTTAIYAQQHMAFNNDQTNVYVGGRYDRFKLSTLPTALLPNNTPQSRTFNQFSPSAGIKHYFTPMVAVHASAGKGFMAPSAWKLAGDYSTFSNYRGNPNLKPESSRSADIGVTLEQPDWNVDLTFYDTRVKDKIVSYKYQEAGKGYTSWINADQARMRGLELTAGWDINPNLKLGLGYTHSLRAESESKGVWKDLEYVPKHSARLTLDGNWDKLHTRVGARYTGKATKSAFFADWSSTTKQYPGYTLWDASVAYRFLPNHTLSFSVDNLFDKYYESVPGYAMPGREFKLGYRWDFK; encoded by the coding sequence ATGGAATCCATCCGCCTGGCAGGCTTGCTTTTCTGCCTGACGCCGGTTGCTGCTGCCGTGGCGCAGACGGCAGGGCCTGTTGAGGTTGTGGCTGCATCGCAAGACACTGGCGCCAATGCAGACACCTATCGCGTCGTCGTAACGGGCGCACGATCGGAAATGCGCCTGAAGGATACGCCACAGCGTATCGAGGTGGTTACCCGCAAGGAAATCGAGCAGACACCCCACCACGATCTGGCTGACCTGCTGGACAAGACCGCCAACGTCGATATCAAACAGTATCCGGGCATGAATGCTGCCGTTTCCGTGCGCGGTTATACGCCCAGTTCTCCGATGGTGGGTGAGTCGTGGCAGACGCTGTTTCTGCAGGACGGCATCCCTGCCATCAAGGACAACATTGGCCTGATTCCCAGCCAGGGGGCCGCTCGGGTCGAGGTGCTGCGCGGACCGTCTTCTGCTTTGTATGGCGCACAAGCCATGTCTGGCGTTATCAATGTGATTCCGGTTCGCCGTACTGGCGATCTGCAGGGCGGGGTTGGCGTTTCTGTCGGCAACTTCAAGCATCGTTCGGTGCAAGCGGATATTGGCGGTGCACTGACTCCGTGGCTGAACCTGGACTATTTCGGATCATGGCAGAAGCAGGGTGACTACAAGTCCGGCGATGGCACGCGCTGGAACAACAGCGCTGCCACTCAGTACAGTCACGGACTCCGGCTCGGTTTTGAACTTGCTCCGGGCTGGACACTTGACGCTCGTGCAGATGTGGCGCGCGGCGATGATGTTGGGAACCCTGGTGCCTGGTCGGAGTATGACGGCAAGCCTACTGTCAAGGATGTGAAGCGCGATTTGTACAGTGCCAAGCTCAAGGGGGTGATGGGGCAACATGCGTTGAGCGCGGCTGTCTATTCCGGCAAGGAAACCAACACTACTTACAAGGCGCCGCCAAGCGGCCAGCGTCCGCTGGATTTCGATGCAAAAATCACCTGGCAGGGCGCACAACTCAAGGATGAATGGACCTGGGCGGATGGCTACAAGCTGGTGTATGGTGTGGATTACGACCAGACCAAGGCCGGATCGGTCAGCTACCTGTTCGGTCCCGCAACGGTTTACAACCCCGACAGCAAGCTGCAGACGACTGCCATCTACGCGCAACAGCATATGGCATTCAATAACGATCAGACCAACGTGTACGTGGGTGGACGTTATGACCGCTTCAAGCTGTCCACCTTGCCGACGGCCCTGCTGCCCAACAATACGCCGCAAAGCCGGACATTCAACCAGTTCAGCCCGAGCGCGGGTATCAAGCACTACTTTACGCCGATGGTGGCCGTGCACGCCTCGGCCGGCAAGGGCTTCATGGCGCCCAGCGCATGGAAGCTGGCAGGGGACTACTCCACGTTCTCGAACTACCGTGGCAACCCCAACCTGAAGCCCGAGAGCAGCCGCAGCGCGGATATCGGCGTCACGCTGGAACAGCCTGACTGGAACGTTGACCTGACCTTTTATGACACCCGCGTCAAGGACAAGATCGTCAGCTACAAATATCAGGAAGCAGGCAAAGGCTACACCAGTTGGATCAACGCAGATCAGGCCCGCATGCGCGGACTCGAACTCACGGCAGGCTGGGACATCAATCCCAATCTCAAACTCGGATTGGGTTATACCCATAGCCTCCGCGCCGAATCAGAGAGCAAGGGTGTATGGAAAGATCTTGAGTACGTACCCAAACACAGTGCACGCTTGACACTGGACGGCAACTGGGACAAGTTGCACACGCGAGTGGGCGCCCGTTATACCGGCAAGGCCACCAAGAGCGCCTTCTTTGCCGACTGGAGCAGTACCACCAAGCAGTACCCGGGCTACACCCTGTGGGACGCCAGCGTGGCCTACCGCTTCCTGCCGAATCACACCCTGAGCTTCAGTGTCGACAACCTGTTCGACAAGTATTACGAGTCGGTTCCCGGCTATGCCATGCCCGGCCGCGAGTTCAAGCTGGGTTACCGCTGGGACTTCAAGTAA
- a CDS encoding ABC transporter substrate-binding protein, which translates to MCLLATLGGCQPADKPAPLGASKAAITAKPQRIVSLNLCADQLLLQLVEPQRIAALSKLAHDPELSMLETKARTLPIVRGDTEEVLLLKPDLVLVGAYTTRYTSQMLRDLGIRVVEVPLAHKLDEVVTQTELVAAAVGEPERGQKLVQTIREQEQALRTTVQGDPKPWPIAAERSWQGYSTGKGTMMDELLQLAGYRNAGVLAGLNGYGYLPLERLVEAQPDLMMTPDYARKLPSVEPREQLHPALAGTSLSETILPTRMTICGGYWSLQVARMLAQRKSAS; encoded by the coding sequence GTGTGTCTGCTGGCAACGCTAGGGGGCTGCCAACCGGCCGACAAACCCGCTCCGCTTGGGGCGAGCAAGGCGGCCATTACCGCCAAGCCCCAGCGCATCGTCTCCCTCAACCTCTGCGCCGACCAGTTGCTGCTGCAGCTGGTCGAGCCGCAGCGTATCGCGGCACTGAGCAAGCTGGCGCATGATCCCGAGCTGTCCATGCTGGAGACGAAGGCGCGCACCTTGCCGATTGTCCGTGGCGATACGGAAGAAGTGCTGCTGCTCAAGCCCGATCTGGTGCTGGTAGGTGCCTACACCACGCGTTACACCAGCCAGATGCTGCGCGATCTCGGCATCCGCGTGGTGGAGGTGCCGCTGGCGCACAAGCTGGACGAAGTGGTCACGCAGACTGAGCTTGTCGCCGCTGCCGTCGGCGAGCCAGAGCGCGGGCAGAAGCTCGTGCAGACCATCCGCGAACAGGAGCAGGCGCTGCGCACCACCGTGCAGGGCGATCCAAAGCCCTGGCCGATCGCCGCCGAGCGCAGCTGGCAGGGCTACAGCACCGGCAAGGGCACCATGATGGATGAGCTGCTGCAACTGGCCGGCTATCGCAATGCCGGCGTGCTGGCAGGCCTCAATGGCTACGGCTATTTGCCGCTGGAGCGCCTGGTCGAAGCCCAGCCCGACCTGATGATGACCCCCGATTACGCGCGCAAGCTCCCCAGTGTGGAACCGCGTGAGCAACTGCATCCCGCGCTGGCCGGTACCAGCCTGAGCGAGACCATCCTGCCGACGCGCATGACCATCTGCGGCGGCTACTGGAGTCTGCAGGTGGCGCGCATGCTGGCGCAGCGCAAGAGCGCTTCATAA
- a CDS encoding FecCD family ABC transporter permease: MQETGIRSSLWWLPAWLLLAALALASLAVGYADMKPLRLLQGALAGEWVPSRILWDLRVPRTVLCVAVGASLGMSGAALQGLLRNPLAEPGLLGVTGGAALGAVVALYTGLAQAMVLALPLAGMAGTALAVALVFALARRNDDTTTLILAGVAISALSSALIALVMNWSRNAFALQEIVFWMMGSLADRSMREVGLAVPAILVGMLLLWQSRRGLQALALGEETAHSLGIDLRRLRLLVLVGTACSVGAAVSVAGSIGFIGLVAPHLMRPWVKADPARLLPASAWAGAVLLLLADMGVRLLYNEGQELKLGVLTALIGAPFFLSLILRLHRREA, translated from the coding sequence ATGCAAGAAACCGGAATTCGCTCCAGCCTGTGGTGGCTGCCAGCATGGCTGCTGCTGGCGGCGTTGGCGCTCGCCTCGCTGGCCGTGGGCTATGCCGACATGAAACCGCTGCGCCTGCTGCAGGGCGCGCTGGCGGGTGAATGGGTGCCGTCGCGCATCCTGTGGGACTTGCGCGTGCCCCGCACCGTGCTGTGCGTGGCGGTGGGGGCGTCCCTGGGCATGTCCGGTGCGGCCTTGCAGGGCCTGCTGCGCAATCCCCTGGCAGAACCCGGGCTGCTGGGCGTGACAGGCGGCGCGGCGCTGGGCGCCGTGGTGGCGCTGTATACCGGTCTGGCCCAGGCGATGGTGCTGGCCTTGCCACTCGCAGGCATGGCCGGCACGGCGCTGGCCGTTGCGCTGGTGTTTGCGTTGGCGCGCCGCAACGATGACACCACCACGCTGATTCTGGCCGGTGTGGCAATTTCGGCGCTCAGCAGCGCCCTGATCGCGCTGGTGATGAACTGGTCGCGCAATGCCTTTGCCTTGCAGGAAATCGTGTTCTGGATGATGGGCTCGCTGGCCGACCGCAGCATGCGCGAAGTCGGGCTCGCCGTGCCCGCGATCCTGGTCGGGATGCTGTTGCTGTGGCAGTCCCGCCGCGGCCTGCAGGCACTGGCACTGGGCGAGGAAACGGCGCACTCGCTGGGCATCGATCTGCGCCGACTGCGCCTGCTGGTGCTGGTCGGGACGGCCTGCAGCGTCGGTGCGGCCGTATCGGTGGCGGGATCGATCGGCTTTATCGGACTCGTTGCGCCGCACCTGATGCGCCCCTGGGTCAAGGCCGATCCGGCTCGATTGCTGCCCGCTTCCGCATGGGCGGGTGCCGTGCTGCTGCTGCTGGCGGACATGGGCGTGCGCCTGCTCTACAACGAAGGACAGGAGCTCAAGCTGGGTGTGCTGACGGCGCTGATTGGTGCGCCGTTCTTCCTGTCGCTGATTCTGCGTCTGCACCGGAGGGAAGCATGA
- a CDS encoding heme ABC transporter ATP-binding protein, which produces MSAVMQDQAMQTQVAGKASLLQASGLVVKAEERRLLDGVHLELQPGQLLGVLGPNGAGKTTLLRALLGVVQPEQGAITLEDKPLQHWSARERARRMAYLAQGQQVHWPLPVRDVVALGRLPHGDGHTASGRQAVEQAMELADCHTLAARNVQTLSGGERARVLLARALATQAPVLLADEPLAALDPAHQLHIMALLQQLAGQGMAVAVVLHDLTLASRFCTQVCVLQQGRMVARGAPHAVLDDDLLQQVFNLQVLRMEQPGASCVVPWEVFA; this is translated from the coding sequence ATGAGCGCAGTGATGCAGGATCAGGCCATGCAGACGCAAGTAGCCGGCAAGGCTTCACTGTTGCAGGCCAGCGGCCTCGTGGTCAAGGCCGAGGAGCGCCGTCTGCTGGACGGCGTGCATCTCGAACTGCAGCCAGGCCAGTTGCTCGGCGTGCTGGGTCCCAACGGAGCCGGCAAGACCACGCTGCTGCGCGCCTTGCTCGGCGTGGTGCAGCCGGAGCAGGGCGCCATCACGCTGGAAGACAAGCCCCTGCAGCACTGGTCCGCACGCGAGCGCGCACGGCGCATGGCCTATCTGGCGCAGGGCCAGCAGGTGCACTGGCCGCTGCCGGTGCGTGATGTGGTCGCCTTGGGCCGTCTGCCGCATGGCGATGGTCACACCGCGTCCGGCCGGCAGGCAGTGGAGCAGGCCATGGAACTGGCCGACTGCCACACCCTGGCCGCGCGCAACGTGCAGACGCTTTCGGGCGGCGAGCGCGCCCGTGTGCTTCTGGCCCGTGCCCTCGCCACGCAGGCCCCGGTCCTGCTGGCCGACGAGCCACTGGCGGCGCTCGATCCGGCCCACCAACTCCACATCATGGCCTTGCTGCAGCAACTGGCAGGGCAGGGCATGGCTGTCGCCGTGGTGCTGCACGATCTGACGCTGGCCTCGCGCTTCTGCACGCAGGTTTGCGTGCTGCAGCAGGGCCGCATGGTGGCCCGGGGTGCACCGCATGCCGTGCTGGACGACGATCTGCTGCAGCAGGTGTTCAACCTGCAGGTGCTGCGCATGGAGCAGCCCGGCGCTTCCTGCGTCGTGCCGTGGGAAGTCTTTGCCTGA
- the purL gene encoding phosphoribosylformylglycinamidine synthase, translating into MQTFITSFEGGNALTAFRARQLLNQIQAVAPGVQAISARFAHWVESDTELDPASRTSLEQLLTYGEAYNEQGAANTTLVVTPRIGTVSPWASKATDIARNCGLTETAGVRRVERGTEYFLHGASLSDSEREAVAALLHDRMTESVLPSLDAAKDLFTHLPAAPMEQVDVLQGGRAALEVANKNWGLALADDEIDYLVDAFTTLQRNPTDVELMMFAQANSEHCRHKIFNAEFTIDGEKQVKSLFGMIRNTEQVSPQHTIVAYSDNAAIMEGRNSERFVANRDTCEGMAYAGEEVLQHVLMKVETHNHPTAISPYAGAATGAGGEIRDEGATGRGSRPKAGLTGFTVSKLWDGMSDQPGGKPAHIASPLQIMIEGPLGGAAFNDEFGRPNLAGYFREYEQTIVSSTADGVQVRQMGYHKPIMIAGGLGSIDATQTHKIMFPAGTLLVQLGGPGMRIGMGGGAASSMSSGANAAHLDFDSVQRGNPEIERRAQEVINHCWAMGDNNPILAIHDVGAGGLSNAFPELVNDAARGARFDLRQVPLEETGMAPKEIWCNESQERYVMAIAPESLAKFRALCERERCPFAVVGVTTEERELKVGDIDLETGAAAREGQQPVDMPMNVLLGKPPKMQRNVQTIQHKGMPLDVSDITLQDAVIQVLSHPTVASKRFLITIGDRAVGGLTHRDQMVGPWQVPVADVAVTLTDYSGVAGEAMSMGERTPLAVLDAPASGRMAVAEAITNLLAAPIELSRVKLSANWMAACGEAGEDAALYRTVEAVGMELCPQLGVSIPVGKDSLSMRTQWQDPTAEGAAQSRKVVSPVSLIVSAFATVDDVRGTLTPQLNNEEAETHLLLVDLGHGQNRMAGSILSQVLGQGGDVVPDLDSPQDLVELVKAINQLRSEGKILAYHDRSDGGLLAAVAEMAFAGHVGVALNIDMLMSAGDGVSDSRMDSGESKNWAQQVSGLRHEQTLNALFNEELGVVLQVRSADRSAVMQVLREHGLGASSHFIGTVRSDASAMELGKGQLSIWRDAQQIFAADLFDLHQVWDSVSWKICQLRDNPECADSEHAAAGVKEDPGMHVHLTFKPEAPAVHTSRPRVAVLREQGVNSHIEMAYAFDRAGFQAFDVHMTDLQSGRVKLADMQGVVACGGFSYGDTLGAGVGWARSITFNPMLRDAFAQFFGRNDTFALGVCNGCQMFAELASMIPGAEHWPRFTHNQSARFEARLSMVEVLESPSIFLQGMAGSRLPIAVAHGEGYANFTVQGNENQVLKAMRYVDNHGQPTEVYPFNPNGSAGGLTAVTTADGRFTAMMPHPERVFRQIQMSWTDPKQAGDRSGFSPWMQMWVNARKWVV; encoded by the coding sequence ATGCAAACATTCATCACATCCTTCGAGGGCGGCAATGCCCTGACCGCGTTTCGTGCACGCCAGTTGCTGAACCAGATCCAGGCGGTGGCGCCGGGTGTGCAGGCCATCAGCGCGCGCTTTGCCCACTGGGTGGAAAGCGATACCGAACTCGATCCCGCCAGCCGCACCTCGCTGGAGCAATTGCTGACCTACGGCGAGGCCTACAACGAGCAGGGCGCTGCCAACACCACCCTCGTCGTCACCCCCCGCATCGGCACCGTGTCGCCCTGGGCGTCCAAGGCCACCGACATTGCCCGCAACTGCGGCCTGACCGAAACTGCCGGTGTGCGCCGCGTGGAGCGTGGCACCGAATACTTCCTGCACGGCGCCAGTCTGAGCGACAGCGAACGCGAAGCAGTGGCGGCTTTGCTGCACGACCGCATGACAGAAAGTGTGTTGCCTTCGCTCGACGCCGCCAAGGATCTGTTCACCCACCTCCCGGCCGCTCCCATGGAGCAGGTCGACGTGCTGCAGGGCGGCCGCGCGGCGCTGGAAGTCGCCAACAAAAACTGGGGCCTGGCCCTGGCCGATGATGAAATCGACTACCTGGTGGATGCCTTCACCACGCTGCAGCGCAACCCGACCGACGTCGAGCTGATGATGTTCGCCCAGGCCAATAGCGAACACTGCCGCCACAAGATTTTCAATGCCGAGTTCACCATCGATGGCGAGAAGCAGGTCAAGTCGCTGTTCGGCATGATCCGCAACACCGAGCAGGTGTCGCCGCAGCACACCATCGTGGCCTACAGTGACAACGCCGCCATCATGGAAGGCCGTAACAGTGAACGTTTTGTGGCCAATCGGGATACTTGCGAAGGCATGGCCTACGCAGGCGAAGAGGTGCTGCAGCACGTGCTGATGAAGGTCGAGACGCACAACCACCCGACGGCGATTTCTCCGTACGCGGGCGCAGCCACCGGCGCCGGCGGCGAGATCCGCGACGAAGGCGCCACCGGCCGCGGCTCCCGTCCCAAGGCCGGCCTGACCGGTTTTACCGTCTCCAAACTGTGGGACGGCATGAGCGATCAGCCCGGCGGCAAGCCGGCGCATATCGCCAGCCCGCTGCAGATCATGATCGAGGGCCCGCTTGGCGGCGCCGCCTTCAACGACGAATTCGGCCGCCCGAACCTGGCCGGTTACTTCCGCGAGTATGAGCAGACCATCGTCAGCAGCACTGCCGATGGCGTGCAGGTACGCCAGATGGGCTACCACAAGCCCATCATGATTGCTGGCGGCCTGGGCTCCATCGACGCCACGCAGACGCACAAGATCATGTTCCCGGCCGGCACCCTGCTGGTGCAGCTCGGCGGCCCCGGCATGCGCATCGGCATGGGCGGCGGCGCGGCCAGCTCCATGAGCAGCGGCGCCAACGCCGCGCATCTGGACTTCGACTCCGTGCAGCGCGGCAACCCCGAAATCGAGCGCCGTGCCCAGGAGGTGATCAACCACTGCTGGGCCATGGGCGACAACAACCCGATCCTGGCCATCCACGACGTGGGCGCCGGCGGCCTGTCCAATGCCTTCCCCGAGCTGGTCAACGACGCCGCACGTGGTGCCCGTTTCGACCTGCGCCAGGTGCCGCTGGAAGAAACCGGCATGGCGCCCAAGGAAATCTGGTGCAATGAGAGCCAGGAACGCTACGTCATGGCCATCGCGCCCGAGAGCCTGGCCAAGTTCCGCGCCCTGTGCGAGCGCGAGCGTTGCCCGTTTGCGGTCGTCGGCGTCACCACTGAAGAGCGTGAGCTGAAGGTGGGCGACATCGATCTGGAGACTGGCGCTGCCGCCAGGGAAGGCCAGCAGCCGGTCGATATGCCGATGAACGTGCTGCTGGGCAAGCCGCCCAAGATGCAGCGCAATGTGCAGACCATCCAGCACAAGGGCATGCCGCTGGACGTGAGCGATATCACCCTGCAGGACGCCGTGATTCAGGTGCTGAGCCACCCGACCGTGGCCAGCAAGCGCTTCCTGATCACCATCGGCGACCGCGCCGTGGGGGGCCTGACGCACCGCGACCAGATGGTCGGCCCCTGGCAGGTACCGGTGGCCGATGTAGCCGTGACCCTGACCGATTACTCTGGCGTGGCCGGCGAGGCCATGAGCATGGGCGAGCGCACCCCGCTGGCCGTGCTCGATGCTCCCGCCTCTGGTCGCATGGCCGTGGCCGAAGCCATCACCAACCTGCTGGCCGCGCCGATCGAACTGTCGCGCGTCAAGCTCAGTGCCAACTGGATGGCAGCCTGCGGCGAAGCCGGCGAAGATGCCGCGCTGTACCGCACGGTCGAGGCCGTGGGCATGGAACTGTGCCCGCAGCTGGGTGTTTCGATTCCGGTGGGCAAGGACTCGCTCTCCATGCGCACGCAGTGGCAGGATCCGACGGCTGAAGGCGCCGCCCAGAGCCGCAAGGTGGTATCGCCGGTGAGCCTGATCGTTTCCGCTTTCGCCACAGTGGACGACGTGCGCGGCACGCTCACGCCGCAACTGAACAACGAGGAAGCCGAAACCCATCTGCTGCTGGTCGACCTGGGCCACGGCCAGAATCGCATGGCCGGCAGCATTCTGAGCCAGGTGCTGGGGCAGGGCGGCGACGTGGTGCCGGATCTGGATTCTCCGCAGGATCTGGTGGAACTGGTCAAGGCCATCAACCAGCTTCGCAGCGAAGGCAAGATCCTGGCCTACCACGACCGCAGCGACGGCGGCCTGCTGGCGGCCGTGGCCGAAATGGCCTTTGCCGGCCATGTGGGCGTGGCGCTGAATATCGACATGCTGATGAGCGCCGGCGACGGCGTGAGCGACAGCCGCATGGACAGCGGCGAGAGCAAGAACTGGGCGCAGCAGGTCAGCGGCCTGCGCCACGAGCAGACGCTCAATGCCCTGTTCAACGAGGAACTCGGTGTGGTGCTGCAGGTGCGCAGTGCGGATCGCAGCGCCGTCATGCAGGTGCTGCGTGAGCACGGTCTGGGCGCCAGCAGCCATTTCATCGGTACCGTGCGCTCGGACGCCTCCGCCATGGAACTGGGCAAGGGCCAGCTCTCCATCTGGCGCGATGCGCAGCAGATCTTCGCGGCCGACCTGTTTGACCTGCATCAGGTCTGGGACAGCGTGAGCTGGAAAATCTGCCAGCTGCGCGACAACCCCGAGTGCGCAGACAGCGAGCACGCAGCCGCCGGCGTCAAGGAAGACCCGGGCATGCACGTGCACCTCACCTTCAAGCCTGAAGCACCTGCGGTGCATACCAGCCGCCCGCGCGTGGCCGTGCTGCGCGAGCAAGGCGTTAACTCGCACATCGAGATGGCCTATGCCTTCGACCGTGCCGGTTTCCAAGCCTTCGACGTGCACATGACAGACCTGCAGTCCGGCCGCGTCAAGCTGGCCGACATGCAGGGCGTGGTGGCCTGCGGCGGCTTCAGCTACGGCGATACCCTGGGTGCCGGTGTGGGCTGGGCGCGCTCCATCACCTTCAACCCGATGCTGCGCGACGCCTTCGCCCAGTTCTTCGGCCGCAATGACACCTTCGCGCTGGGCGTGTGCAACGGTTGCCAGATGTTTGCCGAACTGGCCAGCATGATCCCGGGTGCCGAGCACTGGCCGCGTTTCACTCACAACCAGAGCGCACGCTTCGAGGCGCGCCTGAGCATGGTCGAGGTACTGGAATCGCCCAGCATCTTCCTGCAGGGCATGGCCGGCAGCCGCCTGCCGATCGCCGTGGCGCATGGCGAAGGCTATGCCAACTTCACGGTGCAGGGCAACGAGAACCAGGTGCTCAAGGCCATGCGCTACGTGGACAACCACGGCCAGCCGACCGAGGTCTACCCGTTCAACCCCAACGGCAGTGCCGGCGGCCTGACGGCCGTAACCACCGCCGATGGCCGCTTCACCGCCATGATGCCGCACCCCGAGCGCGTGTTCCGCCAGATCCAGATGAGCTGGACCGATCCGAAGCAGGCGGGCGACCGCAGCGGCTTCAGCCCGTGGATGCAGATGTGGGTGAATGCGCGCAAGTGGGTGGTGTGA
- a CDS encoding LD-carboxypeptidase has protein sequence MHPDRLFPTRRSVLRSGLSLALGGTLALRTPAAAGAENGNLLRFFAPSGYLADPERIHTGINRLLAAGFKLDNTQALYRRHQRFAGTDIERIADLQDVAGGRAPVPKVLLGARGGYGAMRLLPHIDWVSLGGRMREAGTLLLGYSDICAVQLALLAQGRTGSFAGPLLYSEFGSPNPSLYTLQQFIRTVTSRELQIDVTAPVERQLKLHGTWWGGNLSVLSSLAGSPWLPNVPGGILFVEDVGEQPYRIERMLQTLYLAGVFKQQQAIVFGTFRLSKERDLYDESYDLDTVIDTLRRLTRLPVLTGFPSGHIRDKVTVPLGYPAALQTGAQGYSVRFSGHPILETSQLNLPSLLEVPEGITPSQRQTLPQEPVE, from the coding sequence ATGCATCCAGACCGCCTCTTTCCCACTCGCCGCTCCGTTCTGCGCTCGGGCCTTTCCCTGGCGCTGGGAGGTACGCTTGCGCTCCGCACGCCGGCTGCAGCGGGGGCGGAGAACGGCAACTTGCTGCGATTCTTTGCGCCCTCTGGCTACCTCGCGGACCCGGAACGTATCCACACTGGAATCAATCGCCTGCTTGCCGCCGGTTTCAAGCTGGATAACACCCAGGCACTCTATCGCCGCCACCAGCGCTTTGCCGGCACGGATATCGAACGGATTGCTGATCTGCAAGATGTGGCCGGCGGGCGGGCGCCTGTGCCGAAGGTTTTGCTGGGCGCACGCGGCGGGTATGGCGCCATGCGCCTGCTGCCGCACATCGACTGGGTCTCCCTGGGCGGCCGCATGCGCGAGGCTGGGACACTGCTGCTGGGCTACAGCGATATCTGTGCCGTGCAACTCGCGCTGCTGGCTCAGGGCAGAACAGGCAGCTTCGCCGGACCCCTGCTCTACAGTGAATTCGGCAGCCCGAATCCCAGCCTGTATACGCTGCAGCAGTTCATCCGGACGGTGACCAGCCGCGAGTTGCAGATCGACGTTACGGCGCCAGTGGAAAGGCAGCTCAAGCTGCACGGCACTTGGTGGGGCGGCAATTTGTCCGTGCTGTCGTCGCTGGCAGGGAGCCCGTGGCTGCCGAACGTGCCAGGAGGCATTCTGTTTGTGGAGGACGTCGGCGAGCAGCCTTATCGCATCGAGCGGATGCTGCAAACACTGTATCTGGCCGGAGTTTTCAAACAGCAGCAGGCCATCGTTTTCGGCACTTTTCGGCTGAGCAAGGAACGCGACCTGTATGACGAGAGTTACGATCTGGATACGGTGATTGATACGCTGCGGCGCCTGACCAGGCTGCCTGTGCTGACAGGGTTCCCGTCGGGGCATATTCGGGACAAGGTAACGGTGCCGTTGGGTTATCCTGCGGCGCTGCAAACCGGCGCTCAAGGATATAGCGTGCGGTTTTCAGGCCATCCGATCCTGGAAACATCCCAATTGAACCTGCCCTCCCTGCTTGAGGTGCCAGAAGGAATCACGCCATCTCAGAGGCAAACCTTGCCCCAGGAGCCGGTCGAATGA